A genomic region of Zetaproteobacteria bacterium contains the following coding sequences:
- a CDS encoding ATP-binding cassette domain-containing protein, whose protein sequence is MLRVEGLRKGFPTPQGRLEVLRGLSCRVAGGEFVAVVGESGSGKSTLLQVLGTLEPPDAGEAFLEGTALFALSPSEQARFRNRMLGFVYQAHHLIPELTALENVMLPLQIRGAM, encoded by the coding sequence ATGCTGCGGGTAGAGGGGCTGCGCAAGGGGTTCCCCACCCCGCAGGGTCGGCTGGAGGTGCTGCGCGGCCTCTCCTGTCGGGTGGCGGGTGGGGAGTTCGTTGCGGTGGTCGGCGAGTCCGGCTCCGGCAAGAGCACGCTGCTGCAGGTGCTCGGCACGCTGGAACCCCCCGACGCGGGGGAGGCCTTCCTCGAAGGGACCGCCCTCTTCGCCCTCTCCCCGTCGGAGCAGGCGCGCTTCCGCAACCGCATGCTGGGCTTCGTCTACCAGGCGCACCACCTGATCCCCGAACTGACCGCGCTGGAGAATGTGATGCTGCCGCTGCAGATCCGGGGAGCGATG